In one window of Stigmatopora argus isolate UIUO_Sarg chromosome 19, RoL_Sarg_1.0, whole genome shotgun sequence DNA:
- the ezrb gene encoding ezrin b, with protein sequence MPKPVNINVSALDSELEFAVMPNATGKVVFDQVVKTTGLREVWYFGLQYSDGKDYLTWLKMEKKVLSQDVKKNNPLQFKFRAKYFPEDVNEELIQDITQKLFFLQVKDNILNDQVYCPPETAVLLASYSVQAKYGDFDKETHYPGYLLSERLLPRRVLDQHKLSEEQWEERIQVWHEEHRGMLKEDAMMEYLKIAQDLEMYGVNYFDIKNKKGTLLWLGVDALGLNIYELEDKLSPKIGFPWSEIKNISFNDKKFTIKPIDKKSPDFIFFSPRLRLNKRILQLCMGNHELYMNRRRPDSIEVQQMKMQAREEKLQRQKEKAQLEKEKRKRETIEREKEQMEQDKKEIMSRLYQFQEKTRKAEQDLEEQTQRAMILEQERYKAEAEAARLEAERQAALLAKEAFARQAATQMISHEQLALELKEHTSRIGLLEEAKRSKENEADTWQLRAKEAQDDLIKTKQELHMVMLAAPPVYPKPTSTPTWMPTHIPPTPPTMRPMPVQTEMPLPPPPPFVMYDHLEDNSDNDESNSQHSAELHSFQYNGITLEENRQTEAEKNERVQRQLKDLTAELAHLRDESKNTKNDILHSTNVREGRDKYKTLRQIRQGNTKQRIDEFEAL encoded by the exons GTGAATATTAATGTCAGCGCCTTGGATTCAGAGTTGGAGTTTGCTGTAATGCCAAACGCTACTGGGAAAGTTGTGTTTGACCAG GTTGTGAAAACAACTGGTTTACGTGAGGTGTGGTACTTTGGACTTCAATATAGCGACGGGAAAGACTATTTAACATGgctcaaaatggaaaaaaag GTGTTATCACAGGATGTAAAGAAAAATAACCCACTGCAATTCAAGTTTCGAGCCAAGTACTTCCCCGAGGATGTAAACGAGGAGCTCATCCAGGACATTACGCAGAAGCTCTTCTTCTTGCAGGTGAAAGATAACATCTTGAACGACCAGGTTTACTGCCCGCCAGAAACCGCAGTGCTACTGGCGTCCTACTCTGTTCAAGCCAAGTATGGAGACTTTGACAAAGAAACCCACTACCCGGGTTACCTCCTTTCTGAACGCCTGCTGCCCCGCAG AGTCTTAGATCAGCACAAGTTATCAGAAGAACAGTGGGAGGAGCGGATCCAGGTATGGCATGAGGAGCATCGCGGAATGCTTAA AGAGGATGCCATGATGGAGTACCTGAAGATCGCGCAAGACTTGGAGATGTACGGCGTCAACTATTTTGACATCAAGAATAAGAAGGGAACGCTGCTGTGGCTCGGAGTGGATGCGTTGGGACTTAACATTTATGAGCTAGAAGACAA ACTCTCCCCAAAAATCGGCTTCCCCTGGagtgaaattaaaaacatttcctTCAATGACAAAAAGTTCACCATCAAGCCCATCGACAAAAAATCACCA GACTTTATCTTCTTTTCCCCGAGACTGCGTTTGAATAAGCGTATTCTCCAGCTGTGCATGGGCAACCACGAGCTTTACATGAACCGGCGCAGGCCGGATTCCATTGAGGTGCAGCAAATGAAGATGCAGGCAAGGGAGGAGAAACTACAGAGACAGAAGGAGAA GGCCCAACTGGAAAAGGagaagaggaagagagagaccATTGAAAGGGAGAAGGAGCAGATGGAGCAGGATAAGAAAGAAATTATGTCCCGGCTGTACCAGTTCCAAGAGAAGACCAGGAAGGCAGAACAAG ATTTGGAGGAACAGACGCAGAGGGCCATGATTTTGGAGCAAGAGCGTTATAAAGCAGAGGCGGAAGCCGCTCGTCTGGAGGCAGAGCGTCAAGCTGCGCTGCTGGCTAAAGAAGCGTTTGCTCGCCAAGCAGCGACTCAAATGATTAGTCATGAACAGCTG GCTTTAGAGCTGAAGGAGCACACATCGAGGATCGGTCTGCTGGAGGAGGCCAAGAGATCCAAGGAGAACGAGGCAGACACATGGCAGCTCAGG GCTAAGGAGGCTCAGGATGATCTGATCAAGACCAAGCAGGAACTGCATATGGTGATGCTGGCGGCCCCGCCTGTGTACCCAAAGCCGACGTCGACCCCGACGTGGATGCCGACACACATACCGCCAACGCCGCCAACCATGAGGCCAATGCCGGTGCAAACAGAGAtgcctcttccaccgcctcccCCTTTCGTCATGTACGATCACCTCGAGGACAACAGTGACAACGACGAGAGCAACAGTCAACACAGCGCCGAACTTCATTCCTTCCAGTACAACGGCATCACTCTGGAAGAGAATCgccagacagaggcagagaagAACGAACGAGTACAGAGGCAGCTCAAG GATCTAACGGCCGAGCTGGCCCACTTACGTGACGAGTCCAAGAACACCAAGAATGACATCCTGCACTCGACGAACGTGCGGGAAGGCCGAGACAAATACAAAACTCTGCGACAGATCAGACAAGGGAACACAAAGCAGAGGATTGACGAGTTTGAGGCCTTATAA
- the sytl3 gene encoding synaptotagmin-like protein 3 encodes MDLVLLESLERERILEVLRRDKQLRTVEEHRIRRMKFQLQELRRRCVKSCSKEYGKRTCARCQRPLGKLCNTGAVCHGCSHRICSKCRVFVGDAAWKCTVCYAYREVKIQSGDWFLDEKMKKFHAQTDKYEPVGEELLKTYNVHSFIAIVPPTPPAKSEFDFLSRSGDAKKSNDLLQSVGDLLFSFTKMSSSQNDVTATLLDVDCSKHLYSRTEKSLSDTDISKSGRLYQRSSLPNIFRKTKDSDHDGYSTGAEEDTSNSSENSDRRRGSFSSISTESSLLESISASGDMELAVGYNTKKSCLEITVGTCRNLPHGDPRKKMCHPYVTLHMMPPKSHKRKTTVKKNTTNPVYNELFQFHIVRHLLIGKRLQASVWHSRSLHKEVFLGEVLIPLDGFQYEDKDFQCFNWYPLCPQHPEGDAMELHG; translated from the exons ATGGACTTAGTTTTGCTGGAATCTCTGGAGAGGGAGAGGATCTTGGAAGTCCTTCGGAGAGACAAACAACTGCGTACTGTCGAAGAACACAGGATCAG GAGAATGAAATTCCAGCTCCAGGAACTTCGGAGGAGATGTGTCAAGAGTTGCTCCAAAGAGTATGGCAAGCGGACATGTGCTCGCTGCCAAAGACCACTCGGAAAGTTATGTAACACGGGCGCCGTTTGCCACGGATGCAGTCACCGAATCTGCAGCAAGTGCCGCGTATTTGTGGGAGACGCGGCATGGAAGTGCACGGTCTGCTACGCTTACAG AGAAGTAAAGATCCAGTCTGGAGATTGGTTTTTAGatgaaaaaatgaagaaattccATGCTCAAACAG ATAAATATGAGCCAGTCGGGGAGGAGTTATTAAAGACCTACAATGTACACAg TTTCATAGCAATTGTACCACCAACTCCACCTGCCAAATCAGAATTTGACTTTCTGAGCAGATCCGGG GATGCCAAAAAATCCAATGATCTCCTCCAATCAGTGGGGGATCTTCTCTTCTCATTCACTA AAATGTCCTCATCTCAGAATGATGTGACAGCAACCTTGCTGGACGTTGACTGCAgtaaacatttgtactccaggACAGAGAAGAGTCTCTCTGATACAGACATTAGCAAATCTGGTAGA ctctaCCAACGGAGCAGCCTCCCAAACATATTCAGGAAAACCAAAGACAGCGATCACGATGGATACTCCACCGGAGCCGAAGAGGACACCTCCAATAGTTCGGAAAACTCTGATAGAAGACGA GGTAGTTTTAGCAGCATCAGCACCGAGTCCAGCCTGCTCGAGAGCATCAGTGCGAGTGGAGACATGGAGCTGGCTGTGGGTTACAACACCAAAAAATCCTGTCTGGAGATCACAGTGGGAACGTGTCGAAACCTCCCTCATGGCGACCCCAGGAAAAAGATGTGTCACCC GTACGTCACACTCCACATGATGCCACCCAAAAGCCACAAAAGGAAGACCACAGTCAAGAAAAACACCACCAATCCAGTTTATAATGAACTTTTTCAA TTTCACATAGTCCGCCACCTCCTGATTGGAAAGAGACTGCAAGCCTCTGTGTGGCATTCAAGATCTTTGCACAAGGAAGTTTTTTTGGGTGAGGTCCTGATCCCTTTGGATGGCTTCCAATATGAAGACAAAGACTTCCAGTGTTTCAACTGGTACCCGCTTTGTCCACAG CATCCAGAAGGGGACGCTATGGAGCTGCATGGATGA
- the enpp1 gene encoding ectonucleotide pyrophosphatase/phosphodiesterase family member 1: MEGASKQREEYTVTPFGTSEPESQMAQKKSNRCKIISAVVFVCLLILILALALSYQPPKNDNGENWLHLDESTARNLAQCPPSFSRSPLILISLDGFRADYLKNHGSHLPVINKLRALGTSTPHMRPMYPTKTFPNHYSIVTGLYPESHGIVDNKMYDVTQDAFFSLKTLEKFNPKWYQGEPVWITAMRHKLKTGTSFWPGSDVAINGSYPDFYKVYDRSISFESRVSTLFEWLDLGQGERPDFYTLYLEEPDASGHRYGPESSQVAEALKNVDHIISLLMNGLMDRDLHRCVNLLIVSDHGMEEATCERAEFVSTYQSNIENFTVIQGPAARIRPSRLPDDFFSFDYEGLVKNLSCRTPEQPMKAYLKENLPKRFHFANNVRIERGHLYMKEGWQAALERKEVKYCAGGFHGSDNVFTNMQAIFIGYGPGFKSNMTVSPFENIELYNLMCDLLGIPPAPNNGTHGSLNHLLTHPVHLPVHPAQLSHDTPCEAGDSHATLDLNCTCGAKDKDMDTTSLISNANVKSSLRRLHHPFGVPIVVQPDATFCLLHQSNYITGYSQDRHMALWVSYTIPNPAIPEPVDPSTGSCLRADARIPPATSQMCSNDNTHGLLHPLNLSGKKESADSLITSNTVPMFSAFKAFWHHFHGFILPKYSEELNGLNVMSGPIFDEDYNGKVDALKNLAPNEAATPTHFFIILTSCENQTFGPTNCQGPLRVKSFILPHRAEYTEQCTSDSDFTWTQDWMKLHKARVRDIELLTGLSFYHDRLSVGETIQLKTFLHRD, encoded by the exons ATGGAAGGAGCATCCAAGCAGAGAGAGGAGTATACGGTGACCCCGTTTGGCACGTCGGAACCGGAGAGTCAAATGGCCCAGAAGAAGAGCAATCGTTGTAAAATAATCTCTGCG GTTGTATTTGTCTGCTTACTCATTCTCATCCTTGCACTGGCCTTGTCATACCAACCTCCCAAAAATG ATAATGGTGAGAACTGGCTACATCTAGATGAATCAACGGCAAGAAATCTGGCACAGTGTCCACCAAG TTTCTCCCGGTCGCCCCTCATCCTGATTTCCTTGGACGGTTTTCGGGCGGATTATCTGAAAAATCATGGCAGCCACTTACCCGTCATCAACAAGTTAC GAGCTTTGGGGACATCTACTCCACATATGAGACCAATGTATCCTACAAAAACATTCCCCAACCACTACTCTATTGTCACG GGTCTTTACCCAGAGTCCCATGGGATAGTTGACAACAAGATGTATGACGTAACCCAGGATGCATTTTTCTCCTTAAAAACTCTAGAAAAATTCAACCCGAAATGGTACCAGGGAGAGCCG GTCTGGATCACTGCCATGCGGCACAAATTAAAAACCGGAACCTCCTTCTGGCCTGGCTCGGACGTGGCCATCAATGGTAGCTACCCAGATTTCTACAAAGTTTACGATAG GAGCATCAGTTTCGAAAGTAGAGTCTCGACGCTTTTTGAGTGGCTGGATTTGGGACAAGGAGAACG ACCTGACTTTTACACGTTGTACCTGGAGGAGCCCGACGCATCAGGACATCGTTATGGCCCAGAGAGCAGCCAG GTCGCCGAGGCCTTAAAAAATGTGGACCACATTATAAGCCTTTTAATGAATGGTCTGATGGACAGGGACTTGCATCGTTGTGTCAACCTACTCATTGTGTCGGATCACG GTATGGAAGAAGCAACATGTGAAAGGGCAGAGTTTGTGTCTACGTACCAGAGCAACATTGAGAACTTCACTGTCATCCAAGGCCCGGCCGCTCGTATCAGGCCCAGCCGCTTGCCAGACGACTTCTTTTCCT TCGACTACGAGGGATTGGTGAAGAACCTGTCG TGCAGGACCCCTGAGCAGCCAATGAAGGCGTACCTTAAAGAGAATCTCCCTAAACGCTTTCATTTTGCCAACAATGTAAGGATAGAGAGAGGACACCTCTACATGAAAGAAGGTTGGCAAGCAGCACT AGAGCGCAAGGAAGTTAAGTACTGTGCAGGTGGTTTCCATGGCTCCGATAACGTTTTTACCAACATGCAG gcaatCTTCATCGGTTATGGTCCTGGATTTAAAAGTAACATGACTGTGTCCCCTTTTGAGAACATTGAATTATATAACCTCATGTGTG ATCTTCTTGGCATCCCTCCTGCTCCAAACAACGGTACACACGGGAGCCTGAACCACCTCCTGACTCATCCTGTCCACCTCCCTGTTCACCCTGCTCAGCTCTCCCACGACACCCCATGTGAGGCAGGTGACTCCCACGCTACTCTCGACCTAAACTGCACTTGCGGCGCAAAG GATAAAGACATGGACACGACAAGCTTGATTTCAAATGCCA ACGTCAAATCTAGTTTACGTCGCCTCCACCATCCTTTCGGCGTTCCCATCGTCGTCCAGCCAGACGCAACCTTTTGCCTACTTcaccagtccaactacatcacAGGTTACAGTCAAGATCGGCACATGGCTCTGTGGGTGTCGTATACCATCCCCAATCCG GCCATACCGGAACCCGTAGATCCATCTACTGGCTCGTGTCTTCGCGCTGATGCCCGCATACCACCGGCCACCAGCCAGATGTGCAGCAATGACAACACCCACGGCCTGCTGCATCCCCTCA acCTGAGCGGCAAAAAAGAGAGTGCAGACTCACTCATCACAAGCAACACGGTGCCAATGTTCTCTGCATTTAAAG CTTTTTGGCACCATTTCCATGGGTTCATCCTTCCAAAATACTCAGAGGAGCTGAATGGACTCAACGTCATGAGCGGTCCAATATTTGATGAGGATTACAATGgaaaagttgatgccctcaAGAACCTTGCGCC GAATGAGGCTGCCACACCGACGCATTTTTTCATCATCCTGACCAGTTGTGAAAATCAGACTTTCGGACCGACAAACTGTCAGGGTCCTCTCCGGGTCAAGTCTTTCATTCTTCCACACAGAGCCGAGTACACAGAGCAATGCACG AGTGACTCCGATTTCACGTGGACGCAAGACTGGATGAAGCTCCACAAAGCCCGCGTGCGTGACATCGAACTCCTGACCGGATTGAGTTTCTACCACGACAGGTTGTCAGTGGGTGAGACGATACAGCTCAAGACGTTTTTACATCGTGACTGA